In Thermotomaculum hydrothermale, a single genomic region encodes these proteins:
- a CDS encoding N-6 DNA methylase: MLDAETKRRIDTARDILVGKVPDPKSQVEQITIALIYKFMDDMDRESIEMGGKRSFFTGDYEKYSWRNIFNPRLGGFEMLNLYAEAITKMSHNPNLPELFRNIFKNAYLPYRDPETLKLFLKTINEFEYDHSERLGDAFEYLLSVLGSQGDAGQFRTPRHIIDFIVKIINPKKNELILDPACGTAGFLISAYKHILCENTSEKYKSHNGICMGDLLTTDERKKLYKNFKGYDISPDMVRLSLVNMYLHGFVNPQIYEYDTLTSEDRWNEYADVILANPPFMSPKGGIKPHRRFSVQSKRSEVLFVNYIAEHLTPTGRAGVIVPEGIIFQSAKAYKQLRKMLVENYLYAVVSLPAGVFQPYSGVKTSILLMDKVLVKKADSILFIKIENDGFDLGAQRRPIDKNDLPDALNVIREYIEKVISGKVDEFNPDENPCSALLVKKEKLAENGDYNLTGDRYRVIEKRINQKWPMVKLGDVLIYEQPANYIVKSENYSNEFKTPVLTAGKTFILGYTNEEDGIFPKEKLPVIIFDDFTTARKFVDFPFKVKSSAMKILLATERINIKYAFYIMQKINIDTTQHKRYWISEFSNLYIPLPPLEVQKEIVSEIEGYQKIIDGCKQVIDNWKPDVEGYLDEELKEYLAQHPEKKEELSDGWPMVKLGEVCEINPESANPYDLYGDCEVIYIDINSVENGTGKVSFDNRILTKNAPSRARRIVKENDVLLSTVRPNLKAFTILKNLPQKIVASTGFAVLRSKNYIIPEYLFSCIYSEFIINQMIKKMGKGAYPSINSNDVKNLIIPLPPLKVQQRIVGKIEAERKVIDGCRKLIKTYEEKIKKVIDKVWGE; encoded by the coding sequence ATGCTTGATGCTGAGACTAAAAGAAGAATTGACACAGCCCGTGACATTCTCGTAGGGAAGGTACCTGACCCCAAAAGTCAGGTAGAACAAATTACAATTGCCCTTATTTACAAGTTTATGGATGACATGGACAGAGAATCAATAGAAATGGGTGGAAAGCGTAGCTTCTTCACCGGTGATTATGAAAAATATAGCTGGCGCAATATCTTTAATCCTCGGCTTGGTGGTTTTGAAATGCTTAATCTATATGCAGAAGCAATAACTAAAATGAGCCACAACCCCAATCTTCCAGAGCTTTTCCGTAATATTTTCAAAAATGCTTATTTGCCATATAGAGACCCTGAAACTCTAAAACTTTTTTTAAAAACAATAAATGAATTTGAATACGACCATTCAGAGCGCCTTGGAGATGCTTTTGAATACCTGCTTTCTGTTTTAGGCAGTCAGGGTGATGCTGGCCAGTTTAGAACCCCCCGCCATATAATTGATTTTATAGTTAAAATAATTAACCCCAAAAAAAATGAACTCATACTTGACCCAGCATGCGGGACTGCTGGATTTTTGATTTCAGCATATAAACATATTTTATGTGAAAATACTTCAGAAAAATATAAATCCCACAATGGAATTTGTATGGGTGATTTGCTTACCACTGATGAGCGTAAAAAATTGTATAAAAATTTTAAAGGCTATGATATTTCACCAGATATGGTGAGGCTTTCACTTGTGAATATGTATTTACACGGTTTTGTAAATCCTCAAATATACGAATATGACACTCTAACCAGTGAAGATAGATGGAACGAATATGCTGATGTAATCCTTGCCAATCCACCTTTTATGTCGCCAAAAGGTGGAATCAAGCCACACAGGCGTTTTAGTGTTCAGAGTAAGCGTAGTGAAGTGCTTTTTGTAAACTATATAGCTGAGCACCTAACACCCACGGGAAGGGCTGGGGTGATTGTGCCTGAAGGTATTATTTTCCAGAGTGCCAAAGCATACAAGCAACTACGCAAAATGCTTGTAGAAAACTATCTTTATGCTGTGGTATCACTTCCTGCTGGAGTTTTTCAGCCCTATTCTGGTGTAAAAACCTCAATTTTGCTTATGGATAAGGTACTTGTCAAAAAGGCTGACAGTATTTTGTTTATAAAAATTGAAAACGACGGCTTTGATTTAGGCGCTCAGCGCCGCCCAATTGATAAAAACGATTTGCCCGATGCCCTGAATGTTATAAGAGAGTACATTGAAAAGGTGATAAGTGGGAAGGTTGACGAGTTTAATCCAGATGAAAACCCCTGCTCAGCCCTGCTGGTAAAGAAAGAAAAACTTGCCGAAAATGGCGATTATAACCTAACCGGCGACAGATATAGAGTAATAGAAAAACGGATAAATCAGAAATGGCCAATGGTGAAATTAGGAGATGTATTAATTTATGAACAGCCTGCTAACTATATTGTTAAATCTGAAAATTATAGCAATGAATTTAAAACACCAGTACTTACTGCAGGTAAAACTTTTATACTTGGTTATACAAATGAAGAAGATGGTATCTTTCCAAAAGAAAAATTACCAGTAATTATTTTTGATGATTTTACTACAGCAAGAAAATTTGTTGATTTCCCTTTTAAAGTGAAATCATCTGCGATGAAAATTTTATTAGCTACTGAAAGAATTAATATTAAGTATGCATTTTATATAATGCAAAAAATTAATATTGATACAACTCAGCATAAAAGGTATTGGATATCTGAATTTTCAAACCTTTATATTCCTCTTCCTCCCCTTGAAGTACAGAAGGAGATTGTATCAGAGATAGAAGGCTACCAGAAGATTATTGATGGCTGCAAGCAGGTGATAGACAACTGGAAGCCTGATGTAGAAGGCTATCTTGACGAGGAGTTAAAAGAATACCTTGCTCAGCACCCAGAAAAAAAAGAAGAACTCTCCGACGGCTGGCCAATGGTAAAACTGGGAGAAGTATGTGAGATAAATCCAGAATCAGCAAATCCTTATGATTTATATGGTGATTGTGAAGTTATTTATATTGACATTAATTCAGTAGAAAATGGAACAGGTAAGGTTTCTTTTGATAACAGAATTTTAACCAAGAATGCCCCCAGTCGTGCAAGAAGAATAGTGAAAGAAAATGATGTTTTATTGTCAACCGTTCGGCCAAATTTAAAAGCTTTTACTATTCTTAAAAATTTGCCTCAGAAGATAGTAGCATCAACAGGTTTTGCTGTATTGAGAAGTAAGAACTATATCATACCAGAATACCTTTTTAGCTGTATATATTCTGAATTTATCATTAATCAAATGATAAAAAAAATGGGAAAAGGGGCATATCCTAGTATAAACTCGAACGATGTAAAAAATTTAATTATCCCCCTCCCCCCGTTGAAAGTACAGCAGCGTATTGTGGGAAAAATAGAAGCAGAGCGAAAAGTGATAGATGGCTGCCGCAAGCTTATAAAAACCTATGAAGAAAAGATTAAAAAAGTAATTGATAAAGTTTGGGGTGAGTGA
- a CDS encoding ABC transporter permease has protein sequence MYEKVIYSAVLLILAIAVSYFNRLKAEKDLIVGGIRAAIQLVIIGYILHYIFDLNKLWAQLLLLFVMSLIAAHTAKGRAKEVKNAGLFSFIGIVCGTTVSIGLLLAVGFIKPEPKFLIPLGGMVIGNTMTASALALDRFHSELKSNLPKILFALSLGMSTSDASVFYVRKSIKAAMTPIINTLKIVGIIQLPGAMTGMLIAGASPMKAAMFQLVIMYMIASAVSIGSSVALLIARKKLFYKDITVNI, from the coding sequence ATGTACGAAAAGGTAATATATTCAGCAGTATTACTCATCCTTGCAATTGCAGTATCATACTTTAATAGATTAAAGGCAGAAAAAGATTTAATTGTTGGCGGAATCAGGGCGGCAATTCAACTTGTAATAATAGGCTATATCCTTCATTACATATTTGACCTTAACAAACTCTGGGCACAGTTGCTTCTTCTATTTGTAATGAGCCTTATTGCTGCACACACAGCAAAGGGAAGGGCAAAGGAGGTAAAAAACGCAGGGCTGTTTTCCTTTATTGGAATTGTATGCGGAACAACGGTTTCAATAGGCTTGCTTCTTGCCGTTGGGTTTATAAAACCAGAGCCAAAATTCCTTATCCCTTTAGGGGGAATGGTAATAGGCAATACAATGACGGCATCTGCCCTTGCACTTGACAGGTTTCACAGTGAGTTAAAATCAAATCTGCCTAAAATACTCTTTGCACTATCCCTTGGAATGAGCACAAGCGACGCTTCAGTTTTTTATGTTAGAAAATCAATCAAAGCGGCAATGACACCGATAATAAATACATTAAAGATTGTCGGGATTATTCAGTTGCCCGGCGCAATGACCGGAATGCTTATTGCCGGCGCTTCCCCGATGAAGGCTGCAATGTTTCAACTGGTAATTATGTATATGATTGCATCTGCAGTAAGCATTGGAAGTTCTGTTGCACTTTTAATTGCAAGGAAAAAACTCTTTTACAAAGACATTACGGTAAACATATAA
- a CDS encoding DEAD/DEAH box helicase family protein: protein MAEKEAKARIKINKLLEEAGWRFFDTEEGKANVLLENNVKMTEQKLNEFGENFEHTSNGFVDFLLLDEKGFPLVVLEAKAEDKNPLFGKEQARKYARSQGCRFVILSNGNIHYFWDLERGNPQIISKFPTPEAVQGYANFKPDQNRLVEEIVEEDYIVLTQRPDYKHDPSYLSESTRQKFIDENKLRFLRKYQLMAVKSIQNAVKQGKDRFLFEMATGTGKTLVSAAVIKLFLRTGNARRVLFLVDRLELENQAYRAFNDYLKNDYTTVIYKENRDDWRKAEIVVSTIQTFLSKNRYKRSFSPDDFDLVISDEAHRSIGGNSRAVFEYFIGYKLGLTATPKNYLKNIDVSKLGENDPRQLERRLLLDTYRTFGCENGEPTFRYSLIDGVKDGYLVNPVVVDARTEITTQLLSDEGYAVTTINEEGEEVEKTYVHKDFEKKFFSESTNRAFCEAFMKNALRDPITGEIGKTIVFCVSQNHAAKITQILNKIADKMFPGKYNSDFAIQVTSIIHDAQQFTINFTNNNLSGYGNFNPVYRTSKTRVCVTVGMMTTGYDCPDILNICLMRPIFSPTEFIQIKGRGTRKHNFTENLIDEKLKAEIGEKQKKYFKLFDFFANCEYFEEKFNYDEIIELPIGRGSSSGTQGIIIDSDEYHSKKDDHILSFEQKAIGTEGMKIDRMYFEKFENKIIDHPYIKQKVEEGNWEELLDYIEKNIMDKPEEYFTLDKLRKAINIDRRITLKEIIEKIFGIIPYFKTKEELLEEEFDKFDSRYLPKEEYFEYAKTVFKAYIVDPEFRQIIDSGNYAMLNISPYGESYKKLPPELRKAIPEYIKDYVPLNIFSA from the coding sequence ATGGCTGAAAAAGAAGCAAAAGCAAGGATAAAAATTAATAAACTACTTGAAGAGGCAGGCTGGAGATTCTTCGACACTGAAGAAGGAAAAGCAAATGTCCTTTTAGAAAATAATGTTAAGATGACAGAGCAAAAGCTAAACGAGTTTGGTGAAAATTTCGAACATACATCAAATGGTTTTGTTGATTTTCTACTCCTTGATGAAAAGGGATTTCCTTTGGTTGTTCTGGAAGCAAAAGCAGAAGATAAAAATCCGCTATTTGGCAAGGAGCAGGCAAGAAAATATGCGAGATCTCAGGGGTGTAGGTTTGTTATCCTTTCAAATGGGAATATACATTATTTCTGGGATCTTGAAAGGGGTAATCCGCAGATAATTAGCAAATTCCCTACCCCAGAAGCGGTGCAAGGATATGCAAATTTCAAACCGGATCAAAATCGGCTTGTAGAAGAAATAGTTGAAGAAGACTATATTGTTCTAACACAACGGCCTGATTATAAACATGATCCTTCATATTTAAGCGAATCTACAAGACAGAAATTTATAGATGAAAATAAACTACGGTTTCTTAGGAAATATCAACTTATGGCTGTAAAATCTATACAGAATGCAGTAAAACAGGGTAAAGATAGATTTCTTTTTGAAATGGCAACAGGTACAGGAAAAACTCTTGTTTCAGCAGCAGTTATAAAATTGTTTTTAAGAACAGGCAATGCCAGAAGAGTATTATTTTTAGTAGATAGGTTGGAACTTGAAAATCAGGCGTACAGAGCCTTTAATGATTATCTTAAAAATGATTACACCACAGTTATTTACAAAGAAAATAGAGATGATTGGCGAAAGGCTGAAATTGTAGTCTCAACAATTCAAACTTTTCTTTCCAAGAATCGTTATAAAAGGTCTTTTTCGCCGGATGATTTTGACCTTGTAATTTCTGATGAAGCCCACAGAAGTATAGGTGGGAATAGCCGTGCTGTATTTGAATATTTTATCGGCTATAAATTGGGGTTAACTGCTACACCCAAAAACTACTTAAAAAATATTGATGTATCTAAACTTGGAGAAAATGACCCAAGGCAGCTTGAAAGAAGACTTCTTCTTGATACTTATAGGACTTTTGGTTGTGAGAATGGAGAGCCAACATTTCGGTATTCTCTTATTGATGGTGTAAAAGATGGTTATCTGGTAAACCCTGTTGTAGTTGATGCAAGAACTGAAATTACTACTCAACTTCTTTCAGATGAAGGATACGCGGTAACAACAATCAATGAAGAAGGAGAAGAAGTAGAAAAGACATATGTACATAAAGATTTTGAAAAGAAGTTTTTTTCAGAAAGCACCAACAGGGCTTTTTGCGAGGCATTCATGAAAAACGCCCTCAGAGACCCAATAACTGGAGAAATTGGGAAAACAATAGTTTTTTGTGTTTCACAAAATCATGCTGCTAAAATCACTCAGATTTTAAACAAAATTGCGGATAAAATGTTTCCAGGTAAATACAATTCAGATTTTGCTATTCAGGTAACATCAATTATTCATGATGCTCAGCAATTTACAATTAATTTTACCAATAACAATCTTTCAGGTTATGGAAATTTTAACCCGGTATATAGAACAAGCAAAACTCGTGTTTGTGTTACAGTGGGAATGATGACAACAGGATATGATTGCCCTGATATTTTAAATATTTGTTTGATGAGACCTATTTTTTCCCCAACTGAATTTATTCAGATAAAAGGAAGGGGGACGAGAAAGCATAACTTTACTGAAAATCTAATTGATGAAAAACTTAAAGCAGAGATAGGTGAAAAACAAAAAAAATACTTTAAGCTTTTTGATTTCTTTGCTAATTGTGAATATTTTGAAGAAAAATTCAATTATGACGAAATAATAGAGCTTCCTATTGGAAGAGGTAGTTCTTCAGGAACTCAGGGAATAATAATAGATAGTGATGAATACCATAGCAAAAAAGATGACCATATACTATCCTTTGAGCAGAAAGCCATTGGTACTGAGGGGATGAAAATTGACAGAATGTATTTTGAAAAATTTGAAAATAAAATTATAGATCATCCTTATATAAAACAAAAAGTTGAAGAAGGGAATTGGGAAGAGCTACTTGATTACATTGAAAAGAATATTATGGATAAACCTGAAGAATATTTTACTCTTGATAAGTTGAGAAAAGCAATTAACATAGATAGGCGTATTACTCTGAAAGAGATTATTGAAAAAATATTTGGCATAATTCCCTATTTTAAGACAAAAGAAGAACTCCTTGAAGAAGAATTTGATAAATTTGATAGCCGTTATTTACCGAAAGAAGAATATTTTGAATATGCAAAAACAGTTTTTAAAGCCTATATCGTTGACCCGGAATTCAGGCAAATTATAGATAGTGGCAATTATGCCATGTTAAATATTTCACCCTATGGAGAATCTTATAAAAAATTACCACCTGAACTCAGAAAAGCTATACCAGAATACATAAAGGATTATGTGCCATTAAATATATTTAGTGCATAA
- the cmoA gene encoding carboxy-S-adenosyl-L-methionine synthase CmoA, which translates to MEEKKDRIFQVEKIESDFRFDREVANIFDDMLNRSIPFYRQVIEATGEILLKTMPDNPKIYDLGCSTGNTLIYLASILKDKKPELIGVDNSRDMVEKAREKAKAYNKKIEFVVSDIEKIEIKNADAVIMNYTLQFIRPLKRPQIIEKIYNGLKENGIFILSEKVIFEHPKLNRNFVEIYYNFKKKQGYSELEIAKKREALENVLIPFTINENIQLLKNAGFSYTTPFFQWINFTSFIGIK; encoded by the coding sequence ATGGAAGAAAAAAAAGACAGGATATTCCAGGTTGAAAAAATAGAAAGCGATTTCAGATTTGACAGAGAGGTTGCAAACATATTTGACGATATGCTTAACCGCTCAATTCCCTTTTACCGACAGGTTATAGAGGCAACAGGGGAAATCCTCTTAAAAACAATGCCTGACAATCCAAAGATTTACGATTTAGGCTGCTCAACAGGCAACACATTGATTTACCTTGCCTCTATTTTAAAAGACAAGAAACCTGAACTTATAGGAGTTGACAACTCAAGGGATATGGTTGAGAAGGCAAGGGAAAAGGCAAAGGCTTACAACAAAAAGATAGAATTTGTGGTTTCAGACATTGAAAAGATTGAAATTAAAAACGCAGATGCGGTAATTATGAATTACACACTTCAATTTATAAGGCCTTTGAAAAGGCCGCAGATAATTGAAAAAATTTACAACGGACTAAAAGAAAATGGAATTTTTATACTGAGTGAAAAGGTGATATTTGAACACCCAAAACTAAATAGAAACTTTGTTGAAATATACTATAACTTCAAGAAAAAACAGGGCTATTCAGAGCTTGAAATTGCAAAAAAAAGGGAAGCACTTGAAAATGTATTAATCCCCTTCACAATTAACGAGAACATTCAACTCCTCAAAAACGCAGGCTTCTCTTACACCACCCCCTTCTTCCAGTGGATAAACTTCACCTCATTCATTGGGATAAAGTAA
- a CDS encoding SDR family NAD(P)-dependent oxidoreductase, protein MKILVTGCAGFIGSQTAKLFLENGYEVIGVDNLNDYYDPKLKEYRLKFLKEHNNFTFYKLDIEKTEDVNSLFENHKITHIVNLAARAGVRYSIENPYVYSLTNTYGTLNLLEAGKKKGIEKFVLASTSSLYAGQKMPFKEDLPVNEPISPYAASKKGAEAMCYSYHHLYGVDTTILRYFTVYGPAGRPDMAYFRFIYWIDNNMPITLFGDGTQSRDFTFITDIARGTFKATLTKTGYEIINLGNDNPKKLNYMIELIEKGLNKKTKIDYKPFHKADMKDTWANVEKAKEILNWQAKVSLEEGIEKTVKWYIENRDFVNSLEIK, encoded by the coding sequence ATGAAAATACTTGTTACAGGGTGTGCCGGCTTTATTGGAAGCCAGACTGCAAAACTTTTTCTTGAAAACGGGTATGAGGTAATTGGTGTTGATAATTTAAACGATTACTATGACCCTAAATTGAAGGAGTACAGGCTAAAATTTTTGAAAGAGCACAACAACTTTACCTTTTACAAGCTTGACATTGAAAAAACAGAGGATGTAAACAGCCTTTTTGAAAATCATAAAATAACTCACATAGTAAACCTTGCTGCAAGGGCCGGGGTGCGCTATTCAATTGAAAACCCCTATGTTTATTCCCTGACAAACACTTACGGTACATTAAACCTTCTTGAAGCAGGGAAAAAAAAGGGTATTGAAAAGTTTGTACTTGCTTCAACATCTTCCCTTTATGCCGGCCAGAAAATGCCATTTAAAGAGGATTTACCGGTAAACGAACCAATTTCTCCCTATGCTGCATCAAAAAAGGGTGCTGAGGCAATGTGCTATTCATACCATCATCTTTACGGCGTTGACACAACAATATTGAGATACTTCACAGTTTACGGGCCTGCTGGCAGGCCTGATATGGCATACTTCAGGTTTATTTACTGGATAGACAACAATATGCCAATAACTCTCTTTGGAGACGGCACACAAAGCAGGGATTTTACCTTTATAACCGACATAGCAAGGGGCACATTTAAAGCAACCTTAACAAAAACAGGCTATGAAATTATAAATTTGGGAAACGACAACCCGAAAAAGTTAAACTATATGATTGAATTGATAGAAAAGGGGTTAAACAAAAAGACTAAAATTGATTACAAACCATTCCACAAAGCAGATATGAAAGACACCTGGGCAAATGTTGAAAAGGCGAAAGAGATTTTAAACTGGCAGGCTAAAGTTAGCCTTGAAGAGGGAATAGAAAAAACGGTTAAGTGGTATATTGAAAACAGAGATTTTGTTAATTCCCTGGAGATAAAATGA
- a CDS encoding CvpA family protein: protein MNWIDIAVITIIIASGVFAFFKGFIREAFSIIGLIVATVLSFRFYRPFSIYLKSIIAAKPLREFITFLLIFFILLGIVALVSYLAKKLFQKAGLTFYDKLLGLLFGLVRGLLIAYVLVLIIETTNIAPKDLKNSKTYYAVKKTASLFIDKGTKVYKRIKK, encoded by the coding sequence ATGAACTGGATAGATATTGCCGTTATTACAATAATTATCGCTTCCGGAGTTTTTGCCTTTTTCAAAGGCTTTATAAGAGAGGCTTTTTCAATTATTGGATTAATTGTTGCTACTGTTTTATCCTTCAGGTTTTATAGGCCTTTTAGCATCTACCTTAAATCAATAATAGCTGCAAAGCCTTTAAGGGAGTTTATAACATTTTTGTTAATTTTCTTTATTTTATTGGGGATTGTTGCACTTGTTTCTTATTTAGCAAAAAAGCTATTTCAGAAAGCGGGGCTTACATTTTACGACAAGCTTTTAGGGCTTTTATTCGGGCTTGTTAGAGGGCTTTTGATTGCCTATGTTCTTGTTCTCATTATTGAGACAACAAACATTGCCCCTAAAGACTTAAAAAATTCAAAAACCTACTATGCTGTTAAGAAAACGGCATCTTTATTTATTGACAAGGGAACAAAAGTATATAAAAGGATAAAAAAATGA
- a CDS encoding ABC transporter ATP-binding protein: MSTPIFRFENVYLEKENKTILENINLEIYPNEFFVILGENGSGKSSLLKLFNRLEINTKGKIFFKDRPIEEIPIHELRERVIMILQGATLFEGKVKNVLETYIEKLKLKYTPKQILDIMGLDYSNLEKKTENLSGGEGQLIAISLAIAKDPEVLLLDEITSALSITMGALVRKKMKELQKQGKTIICITHNMENAVEVGERGVFLKDGQIVKMGKIKELIECFGKDESQCTKR, from the coding sequence ATGAGTACACCGATTTTTCGCTTTGAAAATGTTTATCTTGAAAAGGAAAACAAAACAATTCTTGAAAATATAAACCTTGAAATTTATCCCAATGAATTTTTTGTAATTTTAGGTGAAAACGGAAGCGGTAAATCATCCCTTTTAAAACTATTCAACAGGCTTGAAATAAACACAAAGGGAAAAATATTCTTTAAAGACAGGCCAATTGAGGAAATTCCAATTCACGAGTTGAGAGAAAGGGTGATTATGATTTTGCAGGGGGCAACACTTTTTGAGGGAAAGGTAAAAAATGTGCTTGAAACATATATTGAAAAATTAAAATTGAAATACACTCCGAAACAGATACTTGACATAATGGGGCTTGATTACTCAAACCTTGAAAAGAAAACGGAAAATCTATCAGGGGGAGAGGGGCAATTAATAGCAATATCCCTTGCAATAGCAAAAGACCCTGAAGTTTTACTTCTTGACGAAATAACATCAGCCTTGTCAATTACAATGGGAGCTTTGGTTAGAAAAAAAATGAAAGAGTTGCAAAAGCAGGGAAAAACAATTATCTGTATAACCCACAACATGGAAAATGCTGTTGAGGTTGGGGAAAGAGGGGTATTCTTAAAAGACGGGCAAATTGTAAAGATGGGGAAAATCAAAGAGTTAATTGAATGCTTTGGAAAGGATGAATCACAATGTACGAAAAGGTAA
- a CDS encoding helix-turn-helix domain-containing protein, whose protein sequence is MRKQLEKIFEEMLDNGIGLQDFSNLIERIYIEKALEKNNFNIVQTAKKLKIHRNTLSNKIKKLEIKINGK, encoded by the coding sequence ATGAGAAAACAGTTAGAAAAGATTTTTGAAGAAATGCTTGATAACGGAATAGGGTTACAGGATTTTTCCAACCTTATTGAGAGGATTTATATTGAAAAGGCGCTTGAAAAAAACAACTTTAATATTGTGCAAACTGCAAAAAAGCTTAAAATTCACAGAAACACCCTTTCAAACAAAATAAAAAAACTTGAAATAAAGATAAATGGAAAATAA
- a CDS encoding Fic family protein: MEKLNLLPPKIDVETKAILKQLSQSHRYLAELKGIAKTIPNEAILINTLPLLEAKDSSAIENIITTHDEVYKESLFESFISNPNAKEVHQYAKALKTGYNALKEKKLITNKIILDIQEIIVSNNAGYRKLPGTELKNAATGETVYIPPQDYETIVQLMQNLEKYINNDDLHPVDSLIKMAIIHYQFESIHPFYDGNGRTGRILNILYLVQKDLLDLPILYLSSYIIRTKGDYYRLLQEVRDKENWEEWILYMLKGVEITSKGTIYLINEISKLMKKYKHEIRNQYKFYSQDLLNNLFKHPYTKIDYLQKDLNIHRQTAASYLDELVKGGFLKKEKIGRNNYYINEPLFKLFKDFNLISEEN, translated from the coding sequence ATGGAAAAATTAAATTTATTACCCCCTAAAATTGATGTTGAAACAAAAGCAATTCTTAAACAGCTTTCTCAATCACATAGATACCTTGCCGAACTAAAGGGAATTGCAAAAACAATTCCCAATGAAGCTATTTTAATTAATACTTTACCTTTGCTCGAAGCTAAAGATAGTTCCGCAATTGAAAACATTATAACTACTCATGATGAAGTCTATAAAGAAAGTCTTTTTGAAAGTTTTATATCAAATCCAAATGCTAAAGAAGTCCACCAATACGCAAAAGCTTTAAAAACTGGTTATAATGCTTTAAAAGAAAAAAAATTAATAACCAATAAAATTATATTAGATATTCAAGAAATAATAGTTTCAAACAATGCAGGATATAGAAAACTACCTGGAACTGAACTTAAAAACGCTGCAACAGGTGAAACTGTATATATCCCCCCACAGGATTATGAGACAATTGTTCAATTAATGCAAAATCTTGAAAAATATATAAATAATGATGACTTACACCCTGTAGATTCTTTAATAAAGATGGCAATAATACATTATCAGTTTGAATCAATCCATCCCTTTTATGATGGCAATGGAAGAACAGGAAGAATACTTAATATACTATATTTAGTTCAAAAAGATTTGCTTGACTTACCAATACTTTATTTAAGTAGTTATATTATTAGAACAAAAGGGGATTACTATCGTTTGCTTCAGGAAGTCAGGGATAAAGAAAATTGGGAAGAGTGGATTTTATATATGTTGAAAGGGGTAGAAATTACATCTAAAGGAACAATTTACCTTATTAATGAAATATCAAAGTTAATGAAAAAATATAAACATGAAATAAGAAACCAGTATAAATTTTATTCTCAGGATTTATTAAATAACCTTTTTAAACACCCTTACACGAAAATTGATTATTTGCAGAAAGATTTAAATATCCATAGGCAAACGGCAGCAAGTTATCTTGATGAATTGGTAAAAGGAGGTTTTTTGAAAAAGGAAAAAATTGGTAGAAATAATTATTATATAAATGAACCTTTGTTTAAGCTATTTAAAGATTTTAATTTAATATCAGAAGAGAATTAA
- a CDS encoding tetratricopeptide repeat protein, whose product MKKSIVFLIFLTFYFSPVLAKRIHIRLKPLPASIRRVNMGVKYLKKGKLDKAMKMFDAAIKNYPSNYSAYGYKGIVYLKKNDYKNAEKNFEKALSLYPSYKKTLEKSIKESLKILERRRKKLESKVSLEGDSVSGTQDYMCGSAASLELNNRKAEEKATDEMKLKHIEERISYLKRRLETLKNEKYPLIFRIGYAETLMKMKKFEKAVEQFQFAAKDYPENKSFYPKYALSLAFAGNCAQAKQIISQATKIPPNIKKALKERCK is encoded by the coding sequence TTGAAAAAAAGCATTGTTTTTTTGATTTTTTTAACCTTTTATTTTTCTCCTGTTCTGGCAAAAAGAATTCACATAAGATTAAAGCCTCTCCCTGCATCAATTCGCAGGGTTAATATGGGGGTGAAATACCTTAAAAAAGGCAAACTTGATAAAGCAATGAAAATGTTTGATGCTGCCATTAAAAACTATCCTTCAAACTACTCTGCATACGGATATAAGGGGATTGTTTATCTGAAAAAAAATGATTACAAAAATGCTGAAAAAAATTTTGAAAAAGCCCTTTCCCTTTACCCCTCATACAAAAAAACACTTGAAAAAAGCATAAAGGAAAGCCTGAAAATTCTTGAAAGGAGAAGGAAAAAATTAGAGTCGAAGGTATCTTTAGAGGGGGATTCAGTAAGTGGGACTCAGGATTATATGTGTGGAAGTGCTGCAAGTCTTGAATTAAACAATAGAAAGGCTGAGGAAAAGGCAACTGATGAGATGAAATTGAAACACATTGAGGAGAGGATTTCATACTTAAAAAGAAGGCTTGAAACCTTAAAAAATGAGAAGTATCCATTGATTTTTAGAATAGGCTACGCTGAAACCTTAATGAAAATGAAAAAGTTTGAAAAGGCTGTGGAGCAATTCCAGTTTGCTGCAAAAGACTACCCTGAAAACAAATCCTTTTACCCAAAATACGCCCTCTCCCTTGCCTTTGCAGGAAACTGCGCTCAAGCAAAACAAATAATCTCTCAAGCAACAAAAATCCCCCCAAACATCAAAAAAGCTTTAAAAGAAAGGTGTAAGTAA